In Desulfosporosinus sp. Sb-LF, a genomic segment contains:
- a CDS encoding MarR family winged helix-turn-helix transcriptional regulator, which translates to MNIRRASQAVTHFYEKVLEPSGLKITQYSLLRNLEPIEPVSMSVLAKIMRIDRTTLNRNMKPLLNAGLIKVNSGKDSRSRQVMLTEAGKVALSNAWALWAEAQTLMEEYLGVTELEGFEKLLTKLEGMA; encoded by the coding sequence TTGAATATAAGGCGGGCTTCCCAGGCGGTAACCCATTTTTATGAAAAGGTTTTAGAACCAAGCGGATTAAAAATAACGCAGTATTCGTTATTGCGGAATCTTGAACCGATAGAGCCAGTTAGCATGAGCGTGCTGGCTAAAATCATGCGCATTGACAGAACTACTCTGAATCGAAATATGAAGCCACTGTTGAATGCTGGTCTAATAAAGGTTAATTCTGGAAAAGATTCGCGTTCCAGACAGGTGATGCTCACCGAAGCTGGTAAAGTCGCGTTGAGTAATGCTTGGGCACTATGGGCTGAAGCACAAACATTAATGGAAGAATATCTGGGAGTAACAGAATTAGAGGGCTTCGAAAAATTGCTTACAAAACTAGAAGGTATGGCTTAG